Proteins encoded within one genomic window of Dyadobacter chenhuakuii:
- a CDS encoding BON domain-containing protein, whose product MKTWISDALLMKHIVSTLHQNSRLRDEDIRVSVKEGWVSLEGKVDQESDRQLVQESVESVLGVYGITNNLTFSRFHCD is encoded by the coding sequence ATGAAAACATGGATAAGTGACGCCTTGCTTATGAAGCATATCGTCAGCACCCTGCACCAAAACTCTCGTCTTCGTGATGAAGATATACGGGTATCTGTCAAAGAGGGATGGGTATCTCTGGAAGGAAAAGTAGATCAAGAGTCCGACAGACAACTTGTCCAGGAAAGTGTTGAGAGCGTCTTGGGCGTTTATGGCATTACTAACAATCTGACCTTTTCTCGATTCCATTGCGACTAA
- a CDS encoding universal stress protein, whose translation MQKILVPCDFSVSARRGLEFAVELAQATSGDIVILSVISQQQEDQKQAVMERYKEDFQNFVTNINQAVTIIQQIRFGRLLPAVLEMITLESVNQIVVGTRGSRGWESTFMGSNVEKVLRRSPVPVFAVNQKTHLKNLKSIVFPCDLVLRDDYGMGQFKKLQALLKARLHLLHVDTTLGIDKQILMQQVRDYAAFHSLKNLTINIVKDTDEKNGILHFSKEINADMIAMTTHGSADAAHMYGFSVSADVANHAHLLTWTCVQQSLASSFIKSK comes from the coding sequence ATGCAAAAAATACTTGTGCCTTGCGATTTTTCAGTCTCAGCGCGACGTGGGCTTGAGTTTGCTGTCGAATTAGCTCAGGCAACATCTGGGGACATTGTTATACTGTCTGTAATCAGCCAACAGCAAGAAGATCAAAAACAGGCAGTTATGGAGCGTTATAAGGAAGACTTTCAAAACTTTGTAACGAACATCAACCAGGCCGTCACTATTATTCAGCAGATTCGATTTGGCAGGTTATTGCCAGCTGTGCTGGAGATGATCACCCTAGAATCAGTAAATCAGATTGTGGTGGGCACGCGGGGCTCCCGTGGGTGGGAGAGTACATTCATGGGTTCAAACGTTGAAAAGGTTCTCAGACGATCTCCTGTCCCAGTTTTTGCCGTCAATCAGAAAACGCATTTGAAGAACCTTAAAAGCATAGTCTTCCCCTGCGATCTTGTTTTGAGAGACGATTATGGGATGGGCCAGTTCAAAAAACTGCAAGCGTTGCTAAAAGCACGGCTACACCTGCTGCATGTTGATACTACGCTTGGGATAGATAAGCAGATTCTCATGCAACAGGTCAGAGATTATGCAGCATTTCACTCGCTAAAAAATTTAACCATTAACATCGTCAAAGACACCGACGAAAAAAATGGCATCCTTCACTTTTCCAAAGAGATTAATGCGGATATGATTGCCATGACCACTCATGGATCAGCAGATGCTGCACATATGTACGGGTTTAGCGTTTCGGCCGATGTAGCTAACCACGCGCATTTACTGACCTGGACCTGCGTGCAGCAATCTCTGGCATCCAGCTTTATAAAGTCAAAATGA